One genomic region from Stackebrandtia nassauensis DSM 44728 encodes:
- a CDS encoding GNAT family N-acetyltransferase, whose protein sequence is MTPTDAPDVLKIYQDGIDTGNATFETTAPTWETFDHTHLPDHRLIAHDDTGPLGWIAATPTSTRHVYRGVIEHSIYIATHAQGRGVGSALLAAFVDSCETAGIWTIQAGIFPDNTPSLALHEKHGFRIIGIRHHIGQTIDGRWRDVALLERRSTTIGV, encoded by the coding sequence ATGACACCCACCGACGCACCCGACGTGTTGAAGATCTACCAAGACGGCATCGACACCGGCAACGCCACCTTCGAAACCACCGCACCAACCTGGGAGACCTTCGACCACACCCACCTACCCGACCACCGACTCATCGCCCACGACGACACCGGGCCACTGGGGTGGATCGCCGCCACCCCCACCTCCACCCGGCACGTCTACCGCGGCGTCATCGAACACTCCATCTACATCGCCACCCACGCCCAAGGCAGGGGAGTAGGCTCCGCACTCCTGGCAGCGTTCGTCGACTCATGCGAAACAGCCGGCATCTGGACCATCCAAGCCGGAATCTTCCCCGACAACACCCCAAGTCTCGCCCTCCACGAAAAACACGGCTTCCGCATCATCGGCATCCGCCACCACATCGGACAAACCATCGACGGCCGCTGGCGCGACGTCGCCCTCCTGGAACGCCGCTCCACCACCATCGGCGTCTAG
- a CDS encoding inositol monophosphatase family protein, translated as MKLSHDTYQHIAALIRDITDTEALTRFGNLAGGDISEKNPGDLVTIADTRVETALTEQLQALIPGSVTVGEEACEHQPELIDALATDTPCWIIDPIDGTANYASGKPEYSCLVALAHNGTIHASWLYAPSLKLSAGAHDGQAWINNQPAHTPTRAPEAPLRVMTTHPNYTGGYRHILDALDVPDITRIACSSAGLSYIDLIQGRLDALVYTWEKPWDHATGLHIHATAGGTHTTIDGTTFRLAGGNNLPFIVGHPTAIDTITALLP; from the coding sequence GTGAAGCTCAGCCACGACACCTACCAACACATCGCCGCCCTCATCCGCGACATCACCGACACCGAAGCCCTCACCCGGTTCGGCAACCTCGCCGGCGGCGACATCAGCGAGAAAAACCCCGGCGACCTCGTCACCATCGCCGACACCCGCGTCGAAACCGCACTCACCGAGCAACTCCAAGCCCTCATCCCCGGTTCAGTCACCGTAGGGGAGGAGGCCTGCGAACACCAACCCGAACTCATCGACGCCCTGGCCACCGACACCCCCTGCTGGATCATCGACCCCATCGACGGCACCGCCAACTACGCGTCCGGCAAACCCGAATACTCCTGCCTCGTCGCGCTCGCCCACAACGGAACCATCCACGCGTCCTGGCTGTACGCGCCATCCCTGAAACTGTCCGCAGGCGCCCACGACGGCCAAGCTTGGATCAACAACCAACCCGCACACACCCCCACCCGTGCCCCCGAGGCACCCCTGCGCGTCATGACCACCCACCCCAACTACACCGGCGGATACCGCCACATCCTCGACGCACTCGACGTCCCCGACATCACCCGTATCGCCTGCTCCAGCGCCGGACTGTCCTACATCGACCTCATCCAGGGCCGACTCGACGCCCTGGTGTACACGTGGGAAAAACCCTGGGACCACGCCACCGGCCTCCACATCCACGCAACCGCCGGCGGCACCCACACCACCATCGACGGCACGACGTTCCGCCTCGCCGGAGGCAACAACCTACCCTTCATCGTCGGCCACCCCACCGCCATCGACACCATCACCGCGCTGTTGCCCTGA
- a CDS encoding helix-turn-helix domain-containing protein, translated as MSETPARTEDILRRIGTLIRDARKHRGLTQTQLADLLGTSQSAVNRIERGAQNLSVDMLNRVSEALDSEFVTLGKPAAVHLRVRGGQELSGTIDVKTSKNAGVALLCASLLNRGKTTLRRVARIEEVNRILRVMESMGVKYRWLEDNDLEIVPPAKLRLDNIDEDAARRTRSIIMFLAPLLHDFDTFGLPYAGGCDLGTRTVEPHMMALRHFGLEVKAGAGEYHATVTRQVPPRPIVLIERGDTVTENALMAAARAGGVTVIRNASPNYMVQDLCFYLQKLGVRIDGVGTTTLTVHGVPRIDRDVDYAPSEDPIEAMSLITAGIVTGSSITVARVPIEFLEIEVALLEEMGLDYSRGPEYLAANGNTRLVDITVRPSTLIAPIDKVHPMPFPGLNIDNLPFFTLIAAYANGSTDIHDWVYDNRAIYLTDLNKLGARITLMDPHRLRVDGPTHFSGAEVICPPALRPAVVLLLAMLAAKGTSVLRDINVIHRGYEQLAERLSLLGASIEVFGDA; from the coding sequence ATGTCGGAAACGCCAGCACGCACCGAAGACATCCTGCGCCGCATCGGCACCCTGATCCGCGACGCCCGCAAACACCGCGGCCTCACCCAAACCCAGCTGGCCGACCTGCTGGGCACCAGCCAAAGCGCGGTCAACCGGATCGAACGCGGCGCCCAAAACCTCAGCGTCGACATGCTCAACCGGGTCTCCGAGGCCCTGGACTCCGAGTTCGTCACCCTCGGCAAACCCGCCGCGGTCCACCTGCGGGTACGCGGCGGACAGGAACTGTCGGGCACCATCGACGTCAAGACCTCCAAAAACGCCGGCGTCGCCCTGCTGTGCGCGTCGTTGTTGAACCGGGGCAAGACCACGCTGCGGCGGGTGGCGCGCATCGAAGAGGTCAACCGGATCCTGCGCGTCATGGAATCCATGGGCGTCAAATACCGGTGGCTGGAGGACAACGACCTGGAGATCGTGCCGCCGGCGAAGTTGCGGCTGGACAACATCGACGAAGACGCCGCCCGCCGCACCCGCAGCATCATCATGTTCCTGGCGCCGCTGCTGCACGACTTCGACACCTTCGGCCTGCCCTACGCCGGCGGCTGCGACCTGGGCACCCGCACCGTCGAACCCCACATGATGGCGCTACGTCACTTCGGCCTGGAAGTCAAAGCCGGTGCCGGGGAATACCACGCCACCGTCACCCGGCAGGTCCCGCCGCGACCCATCGTGCTGATCGAACGCGGCGACACCGTCACCGAAAACGCGCTCATGGCCGCCGCCCGCGCAGGCGGTGTCACCGTCATCAGGAACGCCTCCCCCAACTACATGGTCCAAGACCTGTGCTTCTACCTGCAAAAACTCGGGGTGCGGATCGACGGCGTCGGCACCACCACCCTCACCGTCCACGGTGTGCCCCGCATCGACCGCGACGTCGACTACGCCCCCAGTGAGGACCCCATCGAAGCGATGAGCCTCATCACCGCAGGCATCGTCACCGGTTCGTCCATCACCGTGGCGCGGGTACCGATCGAGTTCCTGGAAATCGAGGTCGCGCTGTTGGAGGAGATGGGCCTGGACTACTCCCGCGGCCCCGAATACCTCGCCGCCAACGGCAACACCCGCCTGGTCGACATCACCGTGCGACCCTCCACGTTGATCGCCCCCATCGACAAGGTCCACCCGATGCCGTTCCCCGGCCTCAACATCGACAACCTGCCGTTCTTCACCCTGATCGCGGCCTACGCCAACGGATCCACCGACATCCACGACTGGGTCTACGACAACCGGGCGATCTACCTGACCGACCTGAACAAACTCGGCGCCCGCATCACCCTGATGGACCCGCACCGGCTGCGCGTCGACGGCCCCACCCACTTCTCCGGCGCCGAAGTCATCTGCCCGCCGGCACTGCGCCCCGCCGTGGTGCTGCTGCTGGCGATGCTGGCCGCCAAAGGCACCTCGGTACTGCGCGACATCAACGTCATCCACAGAGGATACGAGCAGTTGGCGGAACGGTTGAGCCTCCTGGGCGCCAGCATCGAAGTATTCGGCGACGCTTAA
- a CDS encoding serine hydrolase domain-containing protein, whose protein sequence is MSDFPVLDSTARRLYRRLAVRQAKGRMPSLVEGVVRDGRLVWWGARGSLPEGSAGVDVQYRIGSITKTLVAVLVLRLRDEGRLSLDDRIDAHVGGVPFGNRTIAQLLSHTGGVAAELPGAWWERSPGVDATGLRQAMASGVVVDAPGRAFHYSNVAYAVLGELVSRVRGRAWFDVLAAEVLAPLEMRDTTWAPRSPAATGWAVHPYADVVMPEVVQDVGAMGSAGQLWSTVADLGRWAGLLAGDGGEVLSGDTVAEMCRPRAVVDGDEWVSGMGLGVQLWRDKHRRLCGHGGSMPGFNAGVRVDPASGVAHVAVSNCTSAADAGEVEDVFDIMDECEPRLPIEWAPASDVPQRVLELTGAWFWGTSEAALYAEDGGWLRLEHVSGMTRASRFRPNGDGSWTGLDHYFAGERLRVVRDATGRVQHIDIGTFVFTRSPYAPPESVPGGIDGGWTVT, encoded by the coding sequence GTGAGTGACTTCCCGGTTTTGGATTCCACGGCGCGCAGGCTTTACCGGCGTTTGGCTGTGCGGCAGGCGAAGGGGCGGATGCCGTCGCTGGTGGAGGGTGTGGTGCGTGATGGGCGGCTGGTGTGGTGGGGGGCGCGGGGTTCGCTGCCGGAGGGTTCGGCCGGGGTGGATGTGCAGTACCGGATCGGGTCGATCACCAAGACGTTGGTGGCGGTGTTGGTGTTGCGGCTTCGCGATGAGGGCCGGTTGAGTTTGGACGATCGTATCGACGCGCATGTGGGTGGGGTGCCGTTCGGCAATCGCACGATCGCGCAGTTGTTGTCGCACACCGGTGGCGTGGCCGCGGAGTTGCCGGGCGCGTGGTGGGAGCGTTCGCCGGGTGTGGACGCGACCGGGTTGCGTCAGGCGATGGCCTCAGGGGTGGTGGTGGACGCTCCGGGCCGGGCCTTCCATTACTCCAATGTGGCGTACGCGGTGTTGGGTGAGTTGGTGTCGCGGGTGCGGGGCCGCGCCTGGTTCGACGTGTTGGCCGCCGAAGTGTTGGCGCCGTTGGAGATGCGGGACACGACGTGGGCGCCCCGCTCGCCTGCCGCGACGGGGTGGGCGGTGCATCCGTACGCGGATGTGGTGATGCCCGAGGTGGTGCAGGACGTCGGGGCGATGGGTTCGGCGGGCCAGTTGTGGTCGACGGTGGCTGATCTCGGCCGGTGGGCGGGGTTGCTGGCCGGCGACGGCGGCGAGGTGTTGTCGGGTGACACGGTCGCGGAGATGTGCCGTCCGCGGGCGGTCGTCGACGGCGACGAGTGGGTCTCGGGTATGGGTTTGGGGGTGCAGTTGTGGCGCGACAAGCACCGTCGGTTGTGTGGCCACGGCGGGTCGATGCCCGGCTTCAACGCGGGTGTGCGGGTGGATCCGGCCTCGGGGGTGGCGCATGTGGCGGTGTCGAACTGCACCTCCGCGGCCGATGCGGGTGAGGTGGAGGATGTCTTCGACATCATGGACGAGTGCGAGCCTCGGCTGCCTATCGAGTGGGCTCCGGCTTCGGATGTGCCGCAACGGGTCCTGGAGTTGACCGGCGCCTGGTTTTGGGGTACCAGTGAGGCGGCGCTGTATGCCGAGGACGGCGGCTGGTTGCGGCTGGAGCACGTGTCGGGGATGACACGGGCGTCGCGGTTTCGCCCCAACGGGGACGGGTCGTGGACGGGGCTGGACCACTATTTCGCCGGCGAGCGGCTGCGGGTGGTACGCGACGCCACCGGCCGCGTCCAACACATCGACATCGGGACGTTCGTGTTCACGCGTTCGCCGTACGCGCCGCCCGAATCGGTGCCCGGCGGTATCGACGGCGGCTGGACGGTGACGTGA
- a CDS encoding IMPACT family protein — protein MRTITRDATAEITVHRSRFICALARLDSETDAKAFIAGRRKLHHAARHHATAWILGPDAANRRSSDDGEPAGTAGAPMLSILAGRDLTDTVAVVTRYFGGVKLGTGGLARAYGDAVTAALDTTGTVERVAAETFTITCPHDVAGRLDAELRAAGHTITATRYDTAAHIDVVTTDTHTLTTWLTTRGLAALHTGTTVIDA, from the coding sequence ATGCGCACCATCACCCGCGACGCCACCGCCGAGATCACCGTCCACCGGTCCCGGTTCATCTGCGCCCTGGCCCGCCTCGACTCAGAAACCGACGCCAAGGCGTTCATCGCCGGGCGTCGCAAACTCCACCACGCCGCCCGACACCACGCCACCGCCTGGATCCTCGGTCCTGACGCGGCCAACCGCAGGTCCAGTGACGACGGCGAACCCGCCGGAACCGCGGGCGCACCGATGCTGTCGATCCTGGCCGGGCGCGACCTCACCGACACCGTCGCCGTCGTGACCCGCTACTTCGGTGGCGTCAAACTCGGCACCGGGGGACTGGCCCGCGCCTACGGCGACGCCGTGACCGCCGCCCTCGACACGACCGGCACCGTGGAGCGGGTCGCGGCCGAGACGTTCACCATCACCTGCCCCCACGACGTGGCTGGCCGCCTCGACGCCGAACTGCGCGCCGCCGGCCACACCATCACCGCGACCCGCTACGACACGGCCGCGCACATCGACGTCGTCACCACCGACACCCACACCCTCACGACGTGGCTAACCACGCGGGGCCTGGCCGCACTTCACACCGGCACCACCGTCATCGACGCCTAA
- a CDS encoding methylated-DNA--[protein]-cysteine S-methyltransferase gives MSRVHTVVDSPLGPLTLVATKGVLSGLFMDCDNRHRPDPSQLGSADAGVFGDVVEQLEAYFRGELRVFDVPLALEGTEFQLRVWRELSRIPFGETVTYADLAALVGRPASAARAVGTANGSNPVSVIVPCHRVVGSDGGLTGYAWGVERKRWLLDLESGTPALF, from the coding sequence GTGTCGCGGGTGCATACGGTGGTGGATTCGCCGTTGGGGCCGTTGACGTTGGTGGCGACGAAGGGCGTGTTGTCGGGGTTGTTCATGGATTGCGACAACCGGCACCGCCCCGACCCGTCACAGCTGGGGTCTGCCGACGCTGGCGTGTTCGGTGACGTGGTGGAGCAGCTGGAGGCGTATTTTCGGGGCGAGTTGCGGGTTTTCGATGTGCCGTTGGCGCTTGAGGGCACGGAGTTTCAGCTGCGGGTGTGGCGGGAGTTGTCACGGATTCCGTTTGGGGAGACGGTGACGTACGCGGACTTGGCGGCGTTGGTGGGGCGGCCAGCGAGCGCGGCGCGGGCGGTGGGTACGGCCAATGGGAGTAATCCGGTGAGCGTTATCGTGCCGTGTCACCGGGTGGTGGGTAGTGATGGTGGTTTGACGGGTTACGCGTGGGGTGTGGAGCGTAAACGGTGGTTGCTGGATTTGGAGTCGGGGACGCCGGCGTTGTTCTAG
- a CDS encoding GNAT family N-acetyltransferase, with protein sequence MNDIIVRPARLSDLDGWIACATSLFREDGGTRDSSMNLDWPRDHGPDSFRAGLDDDTRLQLVAVDGHDVVGYLAGAVAEPTVMRSVRIATLRSLYVLPQHRDSGVGAVLVDRFRQWARQREADRVAVTAYASNEGALRFYQRQGLVPFHVTLEADV encoded by the coding sequence ATGAACGACATCATCGTGCGCCCCGCCCGCCTGTCCGATCTCGACGGCTGGATCGCCTGCGCCACTTCCCTGTTTCGCGAGGACGGCGGGACCCGCGACTCCAGCATGAACCTCGACTGGCCCCGCGACCACGGCCCCGACAGTTTCCGCGCCGGGCTGGACGACGATACCCGCCTCCAGCTCGTGGCCGTGGACGGTCACGACGTTGTCGGCTACCTCGCCGGTGCGGTGGCCGAGCCGACGGTGATGCGCTCGGTGCGGATAGCGACCCTGCGCAGCCTGTACGTACTCCCCCAGCATCGCGACAGCGGCGTGGGCGCCGTGCTGGTGGACCGGTTCCGGCAATGGGCCCGCCAGCGCGAGGCGGATCGGGTGGCGGTGACGGCGTACGCGTCGAATGAGGGGGCGTTGCGGTTCTATCAGCGGCAGGGTTTGGTGCCGTTTCATGTGACGTTGGAGGCGGACGTTTAG
- a CDS encoding GNAT family N-acetyltransferase — protein MKATILPCRDIDVATLEHHNPSPSVHSFHARRFANQTLGDSTYLVAWRERVPVGRAEIKWDGCADDTVKNAHPGVPEINGLEVFPETLRGNGLGTQLVTAAETEATARGLDRIGLGVAQANPAARRLYERLGYHGTHTYLDRYSCLDSLGTWHHFADACVFLSKPLPRQRSRVAATSLVARLRAALTGARPHGPRHM, from the coding sequence GTGAAGGCCACCATCCTGCCGTGCCGCGACATCGACGTGGCGACGCTCGAACACCACAACCCCTCCCCCAGCGTGCACTCGTTTCACGCCCGCCGCTTCGCCAACCAGACGCTCGGCGACTCCACCTACCTGGTGGCCTGGCGAGAGCGGGTCCCCGTGGGACGCGCCGAGATCAAATGGGACGGCTGCGCCGACGACACCGTCAAGAACGCGCACCCCGGGGTACCGGAGATCAACGGCCTGGAAGTGTTCCCCGAGACGCTGCGCGGCAACGGCCTGGGCACCCAGTTGGTGACCGCCGCCGAAACCGAGGCCACCGCGCGCGGCCTGGACCGCATCGGACTGGGCGTCGCGCAGGCCAACCCCGCCGCCAGACGCCTGTATGAGCGACTGGGATATCACGGAACGCACACCTACCTCGACCGGTACTCCTGCCTGGACAGCCTCGGCACCTGGCACCACTTCGCCGACGCATGCGTGTTCCTGTCCAAACCGTTGCCGCGACAAAGATCACGCGTCGCCGCAACGTCGCTGGTGGCGCGACTCCGTGCGGCATTGACCGGCGCCCGCCCCCACGGGCCACGCCATATGTGA
- a CDS encoding AlkA N-terminal domain-containing protein, whose amino-acid sequence MHEDFERCVRAVQSKDARFDGWFFTAVTSTGIYCRPSCPVVPPKPENMRFYPSSAAAQAAGFRACKRCRPDASPGSPEWNVRADVVARAMRLIADGVVDREGVSGLAARLGYSVRQLERQVRGELGAGPGAVARAQRASTARLLIETTDLAFGQIAFAAGFSSIRAFNDTVVRVFALSPTSLRQRAKSRAVSGGSGALSLRLPFRQPLCPDNVFGHLAATAVPGVEEWRDGAYRRTLRLPHGPGVVSLRPGPDHVGCVLWLSDLRDLSIAIARCRWLLDLDADPVAVDELLSRDEVLAPLVAKAPGRRVPRTVDPGEFAVRAVLGQQVSTAAARTHAARLVARYGQRVEDPGGGLTHLFPSPGELAGLDPDGLAMPVSRKNTLLGLVRALVDGDVELGVGVDWRSAKEALSALPGFGPWTVESIAMRALGDPDAFVASDLGIRLAAEQLGLPTGARALVERSRAWMPWRAYAVQYLWATGEHAINVLPSGDIVSEVG is encoded by the coding sequence ATGCATGAGGATTTCGAGCGGTGTGTGCGGGCGGTTCAGTCGAAGGATGCCCGGTTTGATGGCTGGTTTTTCACGGCGGTGACGTCGACGGGGATTTATTGTCGGCCGTCGTGTCCGGTGGTGCCGCCGAAGCCTGAGAATATGCGGTTCTATCCGTCGTCGGCGGCGGCGCAGGCGGCGGGGTTTCGGGCGTGTAAGCGGTGTCGTCCGGATGCGTCGCCGGGGTCGCCTGAGTGGAATGTGCGGGCGGATGTGGTGGCGCGGGCGATGCGGTTGATCGCTGATGGTGTGGTGGATCGTGAGGGTGTGTCGGGGTTGGCGGCGCGTTTGGGGTATAGCGTGCGGCAGTTGGAGCGGCAGGTGCGGGGTGAGTTGGGGGCGGGGCCTGGTGCGGTGGCGCGGGCGCAGCGGGCTTCGACGGCGCGGTTGTTGATTGAGACGACGGATTTGGCGTTTGGTCAGATTGCTTTCGCGGCGGGGTTTTCGAGTATTCGGGCGTTCAATGACACGGTGGTGCGGGTGTTCGCGTTGTCGCCGACGTCGCTTAGGCAGCGGGCGAAGTCGCGGGCGGTGTCGGGTGGTTCGGGTGCGTTGAGTTTGCGGCTGCCGTTTCGGCAGCCGTTGTGTCCGGACAATGTGTTCGGTCATTTGGCGGCCACGGCGGTGCCGGGGGTTGAGGAGTGGCGGGATGGCGCGTATCGGCGGACGTTGCGGTTGCCGCATGGGCCGGGGGTGGTGTCGCTTAGGCCTGGGCCGGATCATGTGGGTTGTGTGTTGTGGTTGAGTGATCTGCGGGATTTGTCGATCGCGATCGCGCGGTGTCGGTGGTTGCTGGATTTGGACGCTGATCCGGTGGCGGTGGATGAGTTGTTGTCGCGGGATGAGGTGTTGGCGCCGTTGGTGGCCAAGGCGCCGGGGCGTCGGGTGCCGAGGACGGTGGATCCGGGTGAGTTCGCGGTGCGGGCGGTGTTGGGTCAGCAGGTGTCGACGGCGGCGGCGCGCACGCACGCGGCGCGGTTGGTGGCGCGGTATGGGCAGCGCGTGGAGGATCCGGGTGGCGGGTTGACGCATTTGTTCCCCTCCCCCGGTGAGTTGGCGGGTTTGGATCCGGATGGGTTGGCGATGCCGGTGTCGCGGAAGAACACGTTGCTGGGTTTGGTGCGGGCGTTGGTGGATGGTGATGTGGAGTTGGGTGTGGGGGTGGATTGGCGGTCGGCGAAGGAGGCTTTGTCGGCGTTGCCGGGGTTTGGGCCGTGGACGGTGGAGTCGATCGCGATGCGGGCGTTGGGTGATCCGGATGCTTTTGTGGCCTCGGATTTGGGGATCCGGTTGGCGGCGGAGCAGTTGGGGTTGCCGACGGGTGCGCGGGCGCTTGTGGAGCGGTCGCGGGCGTGGATGCCGTGGCGGGCTTATGCGGTGCAGTATTTGTGGGCGACGGGTGAGCATGCGATCAATGTGCTGCCGAGCGGCGACATCGTGTCGGAGGTGGGGTGA
- a CDS encoding NUDIX domain-containing protein, translating into MTSDSTWDGVAIGTGHPRGSAIVTRRHTPDGWQYLTLHRANRPSDDPDGLWAWTPPSGMRQPGEGAYTSALRELAEETGITDATIHPIDLARGHALWLATVDADQEVVLDHEHDRYEWLDADAAAKRCRPGVAAETITTAATIPDTTFTFTPNPDNPTSGIYGITVDNQERGTAQHHAITDNPTFFDIVGHTDAAVIECVVTDTAIRADGLEPRLIWSFVRDIVLPAYQNVTTVWTVTDADHTRRLRSYMQAGFTHDVTVEVVPGRPKAVCGLRLAQWW; encoded by the coding sequence ATGACCTCCGACTCCACCTGGGACGGCGTCGCCATCGGCACCGGCCACCCCCGCGGCTCGGCCATCGTCACCCGACGCCACACCCCCGACGGCTGGCAGTACCTCACCCTGCACCGCGCCAACCGCCCCAGCGACGACCCCGACGGCCTGTGGGCCTGGACCCCACCCTCGGGCATGCGTCAACCCGGCGAAGGCGCCTACACCAGCGCCCTACGCGAACTCGCCGAGGAAACCGGCATCACCGACGCCACCATCCACCCCATCGACCTCGCCCGGGGCCACGCCCTGTGGCTGGCCACCGTCGACGCCGACCAGGAAGTGGTCCTCGACCACGAACACGACCGCTACGAATGGCTCGACGCCGACGCCGCCGCCAAACGCTGCCGACCCGGGGTAGCAGCCGAAACCATCACCACCGCCGCGACCATCCCCGACACGACGTTCACGTTCACGCCAAACCCCGACAATCCCACAAGTGGCATCTATGGGATCACAGTGGACAATCAAGAGCGGGGGACAGCCCAACATCACGCCATCACCGACAACCCCACGTTCTTCGACATCGTCGGCCACACTGACGCCGCCGTCATCGAATGCGTGGTGACCGACACCGCGATTCGCGCCGACGGACTCGAACCGCGACTCATCTGGAGCTTCGTGCGCGACATCGTGCTTCCGGCCTACCAAAACGTCACAACGGTGTGGACCGTGACCGACGCCGACCACACCCGCAGGCTTCGCAGTTACATGCAAGCCGGATTCACCCACGACGTCACCGTCGAAGTCGTCCCGGGACGCCCCAAAGCCGTTTGTGGGCTGCGGCTGGCGCAGTGGTGGTAA
- a CDS encoding tyrosine-type recombinase/integrase — protein sequence MDFSVAVELFFQSRAPRKDSPHTTAAYRRDLLAVAEVVAAEVGCETGRVDCGGLSVSVMRRAFAGFSASRAKSSIGRAWSVWNAFFSFLVGEGIVEGNPMSGVARPKAARPLPKPLRGEDAPDRLLEALMSGARAGRHPWPQRDVAVVAVLLLTGLRSSELLALRAGDVAGGAGERRLVVRDGKGGADRVVPVEGPLEVLLADYLASRRGRFPGGRWPLAPSEPLFVDHRGEALTRNQLQYLVRQCYRFAGVDDAVQRGALVHALRHTFATRVGASGASAMEVMELLGHRSLNASQGYLGVTGRELRDAARSNPGYGVLGRLVDRRSGQQRGDGVDGGGVADDEG from the coding sequence GTGGATTTTTCGGTCGCGGTGGAGTTGTTCTTTCAGTCACGGGCGCCCAGGAAGGATTCGCCGCATACGACGGCGGCGTATCGGCGGGATTTGTTGGCGGTGGCTGAGGTGGTGGCGGCCGAGGTGGGGTGTGAGACGGGGCGGGTGGATTGTGGTGGGTTGTCGGTGTCGGTGATGCGGCGGGCGTTCGCGGGGTTTTCGGCGTCGCGGGCGAAGTCGTCGATCGGGCGGGCGTGGTCGGTGTGGAACGCGTTCTTCTCGTTTTTGGTGGGTGAGGGGATTGTGGAGGGTAATCCGATGTCGGGGGTGGCCAGGCCGAAGGCGGCGCGGCCGTTGCCGAAGCCGTTGCGGGGTGAGGACGCACCGGACCGGTTGTTGGAGGCGTTGATGTCGGGGGCCAGGGCGGGGCGGCATCCGTGGCCGCAGCGGGATGTGGCGGTGGTGGCGGTGTTGTTGTTGACGGGGCTGCGTTCGAGCGAGTTGTTGGCGTTGCGGGCCGGGGATGTCGCGGGTGGGGCTGGGGAGCGGCGGCTGGTGGTGCGGGACGGTAAGGGTGGCGCGGATCGGGTGGTGCCGGTGGAGGGCCCGCTTGAGGTGTTGTTGGCGGATTATCTGGCTTCGCGGCGGGGCCGGTTTCCGGGTGGGCGGTGGCCGTTGGCGCCGTCGGAGCCGTTGTTCGTGGATCACCGGGGTGAGGCGTTGACGCGCAACCAGTTGCAGTATCTGGTGCGGCAGTGTTACCGGTTCGCGGGTGTGGATGACGCGGTGCAGCGGGGTGCGTTGGTGCATGCGCTGCGGCATACGTTCGCCACGCGGGTGGGGGCGTCGGGGGCTAGTGCGATGGAGGTGATGGAGCTTTTGGGTCACCGGTCGTTGAACGCGTCGCAGGGGTATTTGGGGGTGACGGGTCGGGAGTTGCGGGACGCGGCGCGCTCGAACCCGGGGTATGGGGTGTTGGGGCGGCTGGTGGATCGGCGGTCAGGGCAACAGCGCGGTGATGGTGTCGATGGCGGTGGGGTGGCCGACGATGAAGGGTAG
- a CDS encoding lytic polysaccharide monooxygenase auxiliary activity family 9 protein, whose product MRRNRKLLLAAVATGGVAVPLAIAGVAFGHGYTDSPESRQAKCASGEVADCGAVAHEPQSVEGPKGFPDNDIADGSICSAGLEGFAALDDPRGGEWPTTTMNPGEQTFHWTLTAPHATDKWEFFITKDGWDGTKALTRADLEAEPFFTQDDGGAKPGNSVDLTVNVPDKTGRHLILGVWTIADTSNAFYACSDVTFE is encoded by the coding sequence ATGCGCCGCAACCGCAAACTGCTGTTGGCAGCCGTCGCCACCGGCGGCGTCGCCGTCCCGCTGGCCATCGCCGGTGTGGCGTTCGGCCACGGCTACACCGACTCACCCGAATCCCGGCAAGCCAAATGCGCCTCCGGCGAAGTCGCCGACTGTGGCGCAGTCGCCCACGAACCCCAGTCGGTCGAGGGCCCCAAGGGTTTCCCCGACAACGACATCGCCGACGGCTCGATCTGCTCGGCCGGGCTGGAGGGCTTCGCCGCGCTGGACGACCCGCGTGGCGGCGAGTGGCCGACCACCACCATGAACCCCGGCGAACAGACCTTCCACTGGACGCTGACGGCACCCCACGCCACCGACAAGTGGGAATTCTTCATCACCAAGGACGGCTGGGACGGCACCAAAGCCCTCACCCGCGCCGACCTGGAGGCCGAACCGTTCTTCACCCAGGACGACGGCGGCGCCAAACCCGGCAACAGTGTCGACCTGACAGTCAACGTCCCCGACAAGACCGGACGCCACCTCATCCTCGGGGTGTGGACGATCGCCGACACCTCCAACGCGTTCTACGCCTGCTCCGACGTGACCTTCGAGTAA